One Panicum virgatum strain AP13 chromosome 9K, P.virgatum_v5, whole genome shotgun sequence genomic region harbors:
- the LOC120651237 gene encoding RNA-binding protein 12-like has product MGTTTNSSCLLLALVLLSSFFHCYYAANHGRRHARPPRIAAVVVGSVVHSGSEATNAIPAGTLVAVRCHDGNGRTVFRKEAVTGRLGRFHVHLAQEASGRLRFVTSCSVHLQHQSNNAQPCAETATSSGLRPVASKSGSARVFSAGVFPVRAPDLCGRKGIFFPPVPLVPEPPNIGGVPIPPNPITPAPPSLVPPIFPTPSPPSILPPLVPQPPPSSIIPPLLPPLVSAPPPPPPPQLLPPLFPGVPPSSASKNRWAGSP; this is encoded by the exons ATGGGCACTACGACGAACTCTTCTTGCTTGCTCCTTGCTTTGGTGCTGctctcttccttcttccactGCTACTACGCCGCCAACCATGGCCGGAGGCACGCACGCCCACCACGGAtagctgccgtcgtcgtcggctcTGTCGTGCACTCCGGATCAGAGGCCACAAACGCCATCCCTGCAG GCACCCTGGTAGCAGTCCGCTGCCACGACGGGAACGGCCGCACGGTCTTCCGGAAGGAAGCCGTCACCGGCCGCCTCGGCAGGTTCCACGTCCACCTAGCGCAGGAGGCGAGCGGCCGGCTCCGGTTCGTCACGTCCTGCTCGGTCCACCTCCAGCACCAGTCGAACAACGCGCAGCCGTGCGCCGAAACAGCGACCTCCAGCGGGCTCCGTCCCGTCGCCTCCAAGAGCGGCAGCGCTCGCGTCTTCTCCGCCGGCGTGTTCCCCGTCCGTGCACCGGACCTCTGCGGCCGAAAAGGCATCTTCTTCCCTCCGGTCCCCTTGGTGCCGGAGCCGCCGAACATCGGCGGCGTGCCGATCCCACCGAACCCGAtcacgccagcgccgccgtctcTAGTGCCACCGATCTTCCCCACACCGTCTCCGCCGTCCATCCTGCCACCGCTTGTCCCACAGCCACCGCCGTCCTCGATAATACCACCGCTGTTGCCGCCGTTAgtttccgcgccgccgccgccacccccgccccagcttcttcctcccctgTTCCCTGGCGTACCGCCGTCCTCCGCTTCCAAGAATCGATGGGCGGGGAGTCCTTGA